In Candidatus Angelobacter sp., the following are encoded in one genomic region:
- a CDS encoding prepilin-type N-terminal cleavage/methylation domain-containing protein: MIRDARDAAFTLIELLVVIAIIGLLATIGLPALKGFGKGTGMAGAERQLLQDLGLARLWAINGRTTVYVVFAPPNILSRLAQGSTSPQIMKQLTNLVSGQYSAYALLSTRTVGDQPGQGTPRYLSEWKRLPQGILIPTNKFSAVNLDPPVLNYPPEYRRGFSTNTFPFPSTTQPLSFWTLPYIAFNPQGQVISETFNGKPHDALIPLAEGSIFFRGGNGGYLAVPDMVMKPAYNYTNHWIRVNWLTGRASVDQATRPRF; encoded by the coding sequence ATGATTCGTGACGCCCGGGATGCGGCGTTCACGCTCATCGAATTGCTGGTGGTCATTGCCATTATCGGGCTCCTGGCGACCATCGGTTTGCCCGCGTTGAAAGGCTTCGGCAAAGGCACCGGCATGGCCGGCGCCGAACGCCAGCTGCTGCAGGACCTGGGTCTGGCCCGGTTGTGGGCCATCAATGGTCGCACCACGGTCTATGTGGTCTTCGCTCCTCCGAATATCCTCAGCCGGCTGGCGCAGGGATCAACGAGCCCGCAGATCATGAAACAACTGACCAATCTGGTGAGTGGTCAGTATTCCGCCTACGCGTTGTTATCCACGCGAACGGTGGGGGATCAGCCGGGGCAGGGGACCCCCCGCTACCTGTCCGAATGGAAGCGGCTGCCACAGGGCATTCTGATTCCAACGAACAAATTTTCCGCGGTGAATCTCGATCCGCCAGTGCTCAACTATCCCCCCGAATACAGACGGGGTTTTTCGACGAACACCTTTCCGTTTCCATCAACAACCCAGCCACTGTCGTTTTGGACGCTGCCCTACATCGCCTTTAATCCGCAGGGCCAGGTGATTTCGGAAACGTTCAACGGAAAGCCCCATGACGCGCTGATCCCACTGGCGGAAGGCAGCATCTTTTTCAGGGGTGGAAACGGTGGGTACCTCGCGGTTCCCGACATGGTGATGAAGCCCGCCTACAACTACACAAACCACTGGATTCGCGTCAACTGGTTGACGGGTCGGGCCAGTGTGGACCAGGCGACCCGTCCCAGGTTTTGA